A window of the Campylobacter massiliensis genome harbors these coding sequences:
- a CDS encoding polyprenyl synthetase family protein has product MQTAPSAADQDALLAEFKAFLSAHLPSSPSFHPCFDEALSYTLKSGGKHFRAMLVAGVVAAVRPERKEAAFHVALAFETMHSYSLIHDDLPAMDDSDLRRGQPSLHVKFDEVTAILAGDALNTHAFYQIARAPLDADARIKCVEILSCNAGIYGMALGQAVDCYFENQKLGLEELKFLHIHKTARLIAASLQAGCVVAGLDEAEAARIYDIGLDLGLAFQIADDIIDATQSAETAGKPTHNDGAKNSFTNLLGVDGAVQAKNELIAKIERELGSVHAGIRAIVTGLIDKHLR; this is encoded by the coding sequence CTGCAAACAGCACCGAGCGCCGCCGATCAGGACGCGCTTTTGGCCGAGTTTAAGGCATTTTTGAGCGCGCATTTGCCGAGCAGCCCTAGCTTTCATCCGTGCTTTGACGAGGCGCTTTCATACACGCTAAAATCGGGCGGCAAGCACTTTCGCGCTATGCTAGTCGCAGGCGTCGTAGCGGCAGTACGTCCCGAGCGCAAAGAGGCGGCGTTTCACGTCGCGCTAGCATTTGAGACGATGCACAGCTACTCGCTCATCCACGACGATCTGCCCGCGATGGACGACTCGGACCTGCGCCGCGGACAGCCTAGCCTGCACGTCAAATTTGACGAGGTAACGGCGATCCTGGCTGGCGACGCGCTAAACACCCACGCCTTTTATCAGATAGCAAGGGCTCCGCTAGACGCGGACGCGCGCATAAAATGCGTCGAGATCCTAAGCTGCAACGCCGGTATCTACGGTATGGCGCTAGGGCAGGCGGTGGATTGCTATTTCGAAAATCAAAAACTAGGGCTTGAAGAGCTAAAATTTCTGCATATCCACAAGACCGCGCGCCTCATCGCGGCGAGCTTGCAAGCAGGCTGCGTCGTGGCGGGGCTAGATGAGGCGGAGGCTGCGCGCATATACGACATCGGGCTTGATCTGGGGCTGGCGTTTCAGATCGCAGACGACATCATCGACGCGACGCAAAGCGCCGAAACGGCGGGCAAACCGACGCATAACGACGGCGCGAAAAACTCCTTTACCAACCTTCTTGGCGTTGATGGCGCAGTGCAGGCTAAAAACGAACTCATCGCAAAGATAGAGCGCGAGCTAGGCAGCGTGCATGCAGGCATCCGCGCTATCGTGACGGGTCTCATCGACAAGCATTTGCGGTAA